CACCTCCCCTGGCTCGTTCGAGTTCCGACAAGGGATGACCGTATTGCAGGCCCTCGCTCTCGGAGGCGGTGAGCGACAAAAACAAACCGCCGGCATGACGGCCGAACGGCTGCGGCTGGCCTCCCAGTTGCGCTCCGCCGACGATGGATTGTTGCTTAGCCGGGTCCGTATCGCTCGACTCATGGCTGAGGCCGGCGGCGCCCAGGAGATCACTTTCCCCAAGGAGGTAACCGGATATCCCGATGCCGGGATGGCCCAGGCCGCCATGAAGGACGAGGAGAGCATTTTTTTTGCGCGTCAACGGGAAGTGGTGCGCCAGACGGAGGCTCTGGATGACCTCATCGTCCTCCTCAACAAGGAAATCGAGACTCTCAGAATTCGCCTGAGCGACGTCGAGCAGTTCTTGACCAAAGCTTCGGAAGAACTGAGCGGCGTCCAGTCGCTGGTCGAAAAAGGCCTTGTAACAGCCTCTCGGCGCTCCGATCTGGAGCGCCAAATTGCAGATATGCGGTTTGATCAACTGACCCAGACTACGGCAATCCTGCGCGCCCAGCAGGCACTCAGCCAGGCGCAGCGTGAGGCGGCACAGCTGGAGGATTCGAGTCAAACACAGGCCGCTCTCGCCATCCAGGACGAGCAAGCCAAGATAGACCAGATGCTGTTGCAGCAATGGACCTCGCAGCGCCTGTTGCTCGACCTCGATTCTGATCCGGTGACCACGCCGGGCCAGCCATCCGGGTTGCACTATTCCATCGTCCGGCAGATGGGGGGGGCTACGGAAATTATAGCGGATGAGACAACCATGCTGCTCCCGGGTGACGTTCTTAAAGTGTCGAAAACAGCCGCCGTGGTGCCCGAAACGACACCGGATGACCTGGCTCAGCTTCCGCCCTGACGGGGATTTTATGAGCCGGTGATCGCGCCGGTGGACCGAGCGCAACCAACGAATGTGGCACCATAACTCGTCGTGCCGAGCGAGGATCTAACACCCGGTGCCGACGAACAGGGGGCGCAGCGTGCGAAGCATGATCAAGGCATCCGTACGCAAGGAGACCTGCTCGGCATAGATACGATCAAGGCGCGCTCGGTCAGCAAAGGCCGATAAGTGGCGGTCCGTTACCTGCCAGAGCCCGGTAATGCCCGGCCGAAGGTCGCCATATAATGT
This genomic stretch from Devosia sp. YIM 151766 harbors:
- a CDS encoding SLBB domain-containing protein; its protein translation is MFIDRSTNFTAAAWRRSRRYRGALLAVVSFTSLCHLTGAGAAELWPQTKVRLTVIQWVPLKGGYERWDAFSGDFMISDDDTMPVPVIGQISTRDKNSEQMALEVATALKEQLGLVTAPETSIEIVSYPPVYVVGDVTSPGSFEFRQGMTVLQALALGGGERQKQTAGMTAERLRLASQLRSADDGLLLSRVRIARLMAEAGGAQEITFPKEVTGYPDAGMAQAAMKDEESIFFARQREVVRQTEALDDLIVLLNKEIETLRIRLSDVEQFLTKASEELSGVQSLVEKGLVTASRRSDLERQIADMRFDQLTQTTAILRAQQALSQAQREAAQLEDSSQTQAALAIQDEQAKIDQMLLQQWTSQRLLLDLDSDPVTTPGQPSGLHYSIVRQMGGATEIIADETTMLLPGDVLKVSKTAAVVPETTPDDLAQLPP